One stretch of Amycolatopsis sp. NBC_00345 DNA includes these proteins:
- a CDS encoding alpha/beta fold hydrolase → MSDLRELTLEIGQHRHTALAAGPETGELVLLLHGWPEFADSWTAELRALGEAGWHAVAVDQRGYAREARPSGVESYSIDHLAADALSFVDALGADRFHLVAHDWGGMVAWVVATRHPERLRSLSVLATPHPVALQWSAQSDEGQNRNLDYVRFFRAPGGVAEASLLADDAARLRAAYAGRIPETQVERNVQRLTEPGALTATLNWYRGATDDAFTIPAGPITVPTLYIWGGQDTKLGRGAATLTRELVEGPYQFEILEGASHWLPEEAPDQVIPLVLNHLATHSA, encoded by the coding sequence GTGAGTGACCTGCGAGAGCTGACGCTCGAAATCGGCCAGCACCGGCACACCGCGCTGGCCGCCGGCCCGGAAACCGGCGAGCTGGTCCTGCTGCTGCACGGCTGGCCCGAGTTCGCCGATTCCTGGACGGCCGAACTGCGCGCCCTCGGCGAGGCCGGCTGGCACGCCGTGGCCGTGGACCAGCGCGGTTACGCCCGCGAGGCCCGCCCGTCCGGCGTCGAGTCGTATTCGATCGACCATCTCGCCGCCGACGCACTGTCCTTTGTGGATGCCTTGGGCGCGGACCGCTTCCACCTGGTCGCCCACGACTGGGGCGGCATGGTCGCGTGGGTGGTCGCCACCCGCCACCCGGAGCGCCTGCGCTCGCTGTCGGTCCTCGCGACGCCGCATCCGGTCGCCCTGCAGTGGTCCGCCCAGTCCGACGAGGGCCAGAACCGCAACCTGGACTACGTCCGCTTCTTCCGCGCCCCCGGCGGCGTCGCCGAGGCGTCCCTGCTGGCCGACGACGCCGCCCGCCTGCGCGCCGCGTACGCCGGCCGTATCCCGGAAACGCAGGTCGAGCGCAACGTCCAGCGTCTCACCGAACCAGGCGCCCTCACCGCCACGCTCAACTGGTACCGCGGCGCCACCGACGACGCCTTCACCATCCCCGCCGGCCCCATCACCGTCCCCACGCTCTACATCTGGGGCGGCCAGGACACCAAACTGGGCCGCGGCGCCGCCACCCTCACCCGGGAACTGGTCGAAGGGCCGTACCAGTTCGAGATCCTGGAGGGGGCCAGCCACTGGCTACCGGAGGAGGCGCCGGACCAGGTGATTCCCTTGGTGCTGAACCACCTGGCCACCCACTCGGCCTGA
- a CDS encoding VOC family protein, whose translation MIRGIHHLAIATLDLKRTAAFYVDLFGCEVISDWGWQVGTDVADQITALHDCSAHSVMLRKGNAYIELFEYTSPEPGPGDPARRVCDPGLTHLCFDVTDLDAEYERLVAAGMTFHCPPQLVAPNVRTTYGRDPDGNVVELQEVLDETHRIAVPWLPERGLAGE comes from the coding sequence ATGATCCGCGGCATCCACCACCTCGCCATCGCGACGCTCGACCTCAAGCGCACCGCGGCCTTCTACGTCGACCTGTTCGGCTGCGAGGTGATCAGCGACTGGGGCTGGCAGGTCGGCACCGACGTCGCGGACCAGATCACCGCGTTGCACGACTGTTCGGCCCACAGTGTCATGCTGCGCAAGGGAAACGCGTACATCGAGCTGTTCGAGTACACCAGCCCGGAGCCCGGCCCTGGCGACCCCGCGCGCCGCGTCTGCGACCCCGGCCTGACGCACCTGTGCTTCGACGTCACCGACCTGGACGCCGAGTACGAACGCCTGGTCGCCGCGGGCATGACGTTCCACTGCCCGCCGCAGCTGGTCGCGCCGAACGTGCGCACCACGTACGGCCGCGACCCCGACGGCAACGTCGTCGAACTGCAGGAAGTCCTGGACGAGACGCACCGCATCGCCGTCCCGTGGCTGCCGGAACGGGGGCTCGCCGGTGAGTGA